The proteins below come from a single Necator americanus strain Aroian chromosome V, whole genome shotgun sequence genomic window:
- a CDS encoding hypothetical protein (NECATOR_CHRV.G19160.T1) gives MYSENEDNCSAPISKCRESLLCENGLMCHSTSGYCCLTMDRITVVNDCSSSTSHQCCTMHNSDTCHHDFHCEFTPHQKCSSTFCGYKICI, from the exons ACAACTGCTCAGCTCCAATATCAAAGTGTCGTGAATCCCTGCTTTGTGAGAATGGTCTTATGTGTCATTCCACTTCTGGATATTGTTGCCTCACCATGGATAG aataaCAGTGGTGAATGACTGCAGTTCGTCGACTTCGCATCAGTGTTGCACCATGCATAATTCTGACACATGTCACCACGACTTTCATTGCGAATTTACACCTCATCAGAAATGCTCTTCTACTTTTTGTGGATATAAAATTTGCATTTAA
- a CDS encoding hypothetical protein (NECATOR_CHRV.G19161.T2), which produces MAKDSHTLQTGTVVQHIVKAHNLKGQQPEGSMESLATTIRIVTLNCRILSSELQQSAPSRLLRYPCVPFAALRETCMRDWAVISIENYTIYCGDADGNKVGGCVKNDYNNLIVIAHAPTETAEDNKKDAFYDELNALMSKIPTQKVFLVGFNANAKMGLEQQFDVIGKWYYPAERTSDNGDHLVELCKQTGLIIVCTLKRNHRRHQLTWQGKKWGCQLQEDSDNKWTAGAKEFEKVWEDMNPRKSYALLKQYSGNMKRCSPVLNIANGVAVGKATLSTWRDHFKTLLNRQVPSAPDLEHIHMRNYRGISLLRVIYKVLERIILDRLVTRDEQAGFRRGRYTIDQVFIVRRVIEIWQRYSKPMQLAFLDFEATFDSPRRGRLLNALRADGVQGKFVRLLDDMNQRTTAAVRTPAGCTTPFEVVTGVRQEDWQDPSCLISPSTIYDYAKNSRSAFCWCRSSTIKIVAKLAAACGL; this is translated from the exons atggcgaaagattcccatacattgcaaacaggtactgtcgtccagcacatcgtcaaagcccataacctgaaaggtcaacagcctgaagggagcatggaatcatTGGCAACCACCATTCGtatcgtcacgctgaactgccgaattctatcgagtgaactccaacaatcCGCCCCATCTAGGCTCCTGCGATATccctgtgtgccttttgctgcactgcggGAAACATGCATGAGAGATTGggccgtcatcagcatcgaaaattacaccatatactgcggcgatgctgatgggAACAAAGTAGGCGGCTGCGTGaagaacgattacaacaacctg ATCGTAATTgcccacgcacctacggagaccgctgaggacaataagaaggacgccttctatgatgaactcaatgcgctgatgtctaaaataccaaccCAGAAGGTTTTCCTTGTCGGATTCAACGCAAATGctaagatgggactcgaacagcaattcGATGTgataggaaaatggtactatccagcggagcgtacgtcggacaacggtgaccatCTGGTCGAATTGTGcaaacagacgggcctcatcatcgtttGTACgcttaagaggaatcatcgacgccatcagctcacgtggcaggg AAAGAAGTGGGGTTGTCAACTGCAAGAAGACAGTGATAACAAGTGGACGGCaggagcgaaggagtttgaaaaggtgtGGGAGGACATGAACCCTCGGAAATCCTATGCTTTActgaaacagtatagcggcaacatgaaaagatgttctcctgtccttaACATtgccaatggagtagctgttGGTAAAGCAACCCTTTCAActtggagggatcacttcaagaccttgctgaaccgacaagtaccgtcagctcctgatcTCGAGCACAttcatatgcg gaattatcgaggaatctctttgctgcgtgttatttacaaggtattggagcggattattTTGGACCGACTCGTTACGCGCGatgagcaagctggctttcgtcgcGGCCGAtatacgattgaccaggtgttcatcgtcaggagagtgatcgaaatctggcagcggtattcgaaaccAATGCAGTTAGCTTttttggactttgaagccACGTTTGACTCTCCTcgccgaggccgtcttctcaacgcgctccgcgccgatggagtacaaggaaagttcgttcgtttgcttgatgacatgaatcagcgaacaactgctgcagttcgaacaccagccggatgtacaacaccgtttgaggtggtaactggagtaaggcAAGAGGactggcaggacccttcctgtttaATTTCGCCATCTACGATCTAcgattatgcgaagaacagtagatcagcGTTCTGCTGGTGTCGTTCTAGCACCATCAAGATTGTAGcaaaattagctgcagcctgCGGACTGTGA
- a CDS encoding hypothetical protein (NECATOR_CHRV.G19161.T1) → MESLATTIRIVTLNCRILSSELQQSAPSRLLRYPCVPFAALRETCMRDWAVISIENYTIYCGDADGNKIVIAHAPTETAEDNKKDAFYDELNALMSKIPTQKVFLVGFNANAKMGLEQQFDVIGKWYYPAEHPRNYRGISLLRVIYKVLERIILDRLVTRDEQAGFRRGRYTIDQVFIVRRVIEIWQRYSKPMQLAFLDFEATFDSPRRGRLLNALRADGVQGKFVRLLDDMNQRTTAAVRTPAGCTTPFEVVTGVRQEDWQDPSCLISPSTIYDYAKNSRSAFCWCRSSTIKIVAKLAAACGL, encoded by the exons atggaatcatTGGCAACCACCATTCGtatcgtcacgctgaactgccgaattctatcgagtgaactccaacaatcCGCCCCATCTAGGCTCCTGCGATATccctgtgtgccttttgctgcactgcggGAAACATGCATGAGAGATTGggccgtcatcagcatcgaaaattacaccatatactgcggcgatgctgatgggAACAAA ATCGTAATTgcccacgcacctacggagaccgctgaggacaataagaaggacgccttctatgatgaactcaatgcgctgatgtctaaaataccaaccCAGAAGGTTTTCCTTGTCGGATTCAACGCAAATGctaagatgggactcgaacagcaattcGATGTgataggaaaatggtactatccagcggagc accctaggaattatcgaggaatctctttgctgcgtgttatttacaaggtattggagcggattattTTGGACCGACTCGTTACGCGCGatgagcaagctggctttcgtcgcGGCCGAtatacgattgaccaggtgttcatcgtcaggagagtgatcgaaatctggcagcggtattcgaaaccAATGCAGTTAGCTTttttggactttgaagccACGTTTGACTCTCCTcgccgaggccgtcttctcaacgcgctccgcgccgatggagtacaaggaaagttcgttcgtttgcttgatgacatgaatcagcgaacaactgctgcagttcgaacaccagccggatgtacaacaccgtttgaggtggtaactggagtaaggcAAGAGGactggcaggacccttcctgtttaATTTCGCCATCTACGATCTAcgattatgcgaagaacagtagatcagcGTTCTGCTGGTGTCGTTCTAGCACCATCAAGATTGTAGcaaaattagctgcagcctgCGGACTGTGA
- a CDS encoding hypothetical protein (NECATOR_CHRV.G19162.T2) — MVRLCSQPFSDRERMAAEVKHYPFVHHRSRRFHVILLLMIGYFSMAVITSNIGITLSCMINSTALALDVKDNTVPSDLNDLLPTNATNQCARVKAGKVNDYGGSYEWPVKIQGFIVGATFLGGMLSTLPGGLAIDRYSIRHLLMISVLLLSAASFLVPLFAAEMGPAGVILLRFLMGVGEGVMIPGINGMITGWIPLHEKSTAASVFTSGNQLAGILGNPIAAELCASDLQWPAVFYCSGLLGFLWCVVWHYTVNNSPSNSKWISDHELAYLEHHLPEKRLKHQKVIPWLSMASSAPLLVVFYSGIIGNMMIAMILVYIPVYFKDVLMLEVKQNGFYTALPHTFNLISKLVWGFSMDYFKQKKLLTATQTVKLSQVLSMLTLSICFFALAYGVDCSTHGLALFLLSVIGAAFGLSISGFLTSLLSLAPNFIGVISSISQIIGFGGRVATPQIITYFKTVGTAEEWRGILLVYSAMTALSAALFAVWGSGEVQYWNSPQPKWSELGSVPMDNKISSNLHIMGKLEFGKMEDDGDFFLIDLLKYC, encoded by the exons ATGGTTAGACTTTGTTCGCAGCCATTTTCAGACAGAGAACGAATGGCGGCTGAAGTCAAACATTATC cTTTTGTCCATCATCGAAGCCGGCGTTTCCATGTGATCCTCCTTCTTATGATTGGTTACTTCTCAATGGCGGTGATAACATCAAATATAG GAATCACACTGAGTTGCATGATAAATTCTACTGCGTTGGCGTTGGACGTGAAGGATAACACAGTTCCAAG CGATCTGAATGATTTATTGCCCACCAATGCGACAAATCAGTGTGCCCGAGTAAAAGCTGGAAAAGTGAACGATTACGGA GGCTCGTACGAATGGCCTGTGAAAATTCAGGGTTTCATCGTTGGCGCAACATTTTTAG gAGGGATGCTGTCTACTTTACCTGGTGGTTTAGCGATTGACAGATACAGTATTCGACACCTGCTAATGATTTCGGTGCTTCTACTTTCGGCTGCCAGCTTCCTCGTACCGTTATTTGCTGCAGAAATGGGACCTGCTGGAGTTATACTACTGAGATTTTTGATGGGAGTTGGGGAG GGTGTTATGATTCCTGGTATAAATGGCATGATTACTGGTTGGATTCCACTGCATGAGAAAAGTACTGCTGCATCTGTGTTCACCTCAGGAAATCAACTGGCTG GAATCCTTGGTAATCCAATAGCTGCTGAGCTTTGTGCCAGTGATCTTCAATGGCCTGCAGTATTTTATTGTTCAG GGCTACTTGGTTTCCTTTGGTGTGTTGTTTGGCACTACACGGTAAACAATTCCCCATCCAATTCTAAATGGATAAGCGATCACGAATTGGCATATCTGGAACATCATCTTCCTGAGAAACGTCTTAAACACCAGAAG GTCATACCTTGGCTTTCAATGGCATCGTCCGCTCCGTTGCTGGTGGTATTTTATTCAGGCATCATAGGTAACATGATGATTGCTATGATCCTTGTTTACATTCCTGTATACTTCAAAGATGTACTAATGTTAGAAGTAAAGCAA AATGGCTTTTACACGGCTCTTCCACACACGTTCAACTTAATTTCAAAACTAGTTTGGGGTTTCTCTATGGACTATTTCAAACAGAAGAAGTTACTCACCGCTACGCAGACTGTAAAGCTCTCTCAGGTCTTAT CCATGCTCACACTGTCAATTTGCTTCTTCGCTCTTGCGTACGGAGTTGACTGTTCCACTCACGGTCTTGCCTTGTTCTTGCTTTCCGTCATCGGAGCAGCGTTTGGGTTGTCGATAAGTGGATTTCTCACCAGTCTTCTTTCTCTTGCACCAAACTTTATTGGAGTTATCAGCAGTATTTCACAAATAATCG GTTTCGGAGGTCGTGTTGCAACTCCCCAAATAATTACTTACTTTAAAACTGTA GGAACAGCAGAAGAATGGCGTGGAATCTTGCTGGTGTATTCTGCTATGACTGCGTTGTCTGCTGCATTGTTCGCCGTATGGGGTTCAG GAGAAGTGCAGTATTGGAACTCTCCTCAGCCAAAATGGTCAGAACTAGGAAGTGTTCCTATGGATA ACAAAATTTCCAGCAATCTTCATATTATGGGTAAATTAG AGTTCGGGAAAATGGAAGACGATGGTGACTTCTTCTTGATCGATCTTCTAAAGTACTGCTAG
- a CDS encoding hypothetical protein (NECATOR_CHRV.G19162.T1), which produces MVRLCSQPFSDRERMAAEVKHYPFVHHRSRRFHVILLLMIGYFSMAVITSNIGITLSCMINSTALALDVKDNTVPSDLNDLLPTNATNQCARVKAGKVNDYGGSYEWPVKIQGFIVGATFLGGMLSTLPGGLAIDRYSIRHLLMISVLLLSAASFLVPLFAAEMGPAGVILLRFLMGVGEGVMIPGINGMITGWIPLHEKSTAASVFTSGNQLAGILGNPIAAELCASDLQWPAVFYCSGLLGFLWCVVWHYTVNNSPSNSKWISDHELAYLEHHLPEKRLKHQKVIPWLSMASSAPLLVVFYSGIIGNMMIAMILVYIPVYFKDVLMLEVKQNGFYTALPHTFNLISKLVWGFSMDYFKQKKLLTATQTVKLSQVLSMLTLSICFFALAYGVDCSTHGLALFLLSVIGAAFGLSISGFLTSLLSLAPNFIGVISSISQIIGFGGRVATPQIITYFKTVGTAEEWRGILLVYSAMTALSAALFAVWGSGEVQYWNSPQPKWSELGSVPMDSKLLVINNEEHTLVKS; this is translated from the exons ATGGTTAGACTTTGTTCGCAGCCATTTTCAGACAGAGAACGAATGGCGGCTGAAGTCAAACATTATC cTTTTGTCCATCATCGAAGCCGGCGTTTCCATGTGATCCTCCTTCTTATGATTGGTTACTTCTCAATGGCGGTGATAACATCAAATATAG GAATCACACTGAGTTGCATGATAAATTCTACTGCGTTGGCGTTGGACGTGAAGGATAACACAGTTCCAAG CGATCTGAATGATTTATTGCCCACCAATGCGACAAATCAGTGTGCCCGAGTAAAAGCTGGAAAAGTGAACGATTACGGA GGCTCGTACGAATGGCCTGTGAAAATTCAGGGTTTCATCGTTGGCGCAACATTTTTAG gAGGGATGCTGTCTACTTTACCTGGTGGTTTAGCGATTGACAGATACAGTATTCGACACCTGCTAATGATTTCGGTGCTTCTACTTTCGGCTGCCAGCTTCCTCGTACCGTTATTTGCTGCAGAAATGGGACCTGCTGGAGTTATACTACTGAGATTTTTGATGGGAGTTGGGGAG GGTGTTATGATTCCTGGTATAAATGGCATGATTACTGGTTGGATTCCACTGCATGAGAAAAGTACTGCTGCATCTGTGTTCACCTCAGGAAATCAACTGGCTG GAATCCTTGGTAATCCAATAGCTGCTGAGCTTTGTGCCAGTGATCTTCAATGGCCTGCAGTATTTTATTGTTCAG GGCTACTTGGTTTCCTTTGGTGTGTTGTTTGGCACTACACGGTAAACAATTCCCCATCCAATTCTAAATGGATAAGCGATCACGAATTGGCATATCTGGAACATCATCTTCCTGAGAAACGTCTTAAACACCAGAAG GTCATACCTTGGCTTTCAATGGCATCGTCCGCTCCGTTGCTGGTGGTATTTTATTCAGGCATCATAGGTAACATGATGATTGCTATGATCCTTGTTTACATTCCTGTATACTTCAAAGATGTACTAATGTTAGAAGTAAAGCAA AATGGCTTTTACACGGCTCTTCCACACACGTTCAACTTAATTTCAAAACTAGTTTGGGGTTTCTCTATGGACTATTTCAAACAGAAGAAGTTACTCACCGCTACGCAGACTGTAAAGCTCTCTCAGGTCTTAT CCATGCTCACACTGTCAATTTGCTTCTTCGCTCTTGCGTACGGAGTTGACTGTTCCACTCACGGTCTTGCCTTGTTCTTGCTTTCCGTCATCGGAGCAGCGTTTGGGTTGTCGATAAGTGGATTTCTCACCAGTCTTCTTTCTCTTGCACCAAACTTTATTGGAGTTATCAGCAGTATTTCACAAATAATCG GTTTCGGAGGTCGTGTTGCAACTCCCCAAATAATTACTTACTTTAAAACTGTA GGAACAGCAGAAGAATGGCGTGGAATCTTGCTGGTGTATTCTGCTATGACTGCGTTGTCTGCTGCATTGTTCGCCGTATGGGGTTCAG GAGAAGTGCAGTATTGGAACTCTCCTCAGCCAAAATGGTCAGAACTAGGAAGTGTTCCTATGGATAGTAAGCTACTGGTCATCAACAACGAGGAACATACACTGGTTAAATCGTGA
- a CDS encoding hypothetical protein (NECATOR_CHRV.G19163.T2), with translation MKVLLVLEQIHEQRERRNLLFLSLPLVVISQQYSTQRANVDTVPAWYQGHPKQMNPGYGYERVQGASQANMNYHNYPTFGANRPAYPELTMGGVAPTRRYPVGGQDPNAELLAAIKDVVAKFKASLDETGIDQDVRLMGSQLRNTWQQLRTGPMNEQLVTKDHNLSLGLLKTALCTEAFSTYDCTPYVFISLFCPML, from the exons atgaaagtattactcgtgCTCGAGCAAATCCACGAACAACGGGAGCGCAG AAACCTTCTATTTCTCTCGCTCCCTCTGGTTGTCATCTCGCAACAGTACTCCACTCAGAGGGCAAATG TGGACACAGTTCCAGCCTGGTACCAAGGACACCCCAAGCAGATGAATCCTGGCTACGGTTATGAGAGAGTTCAAGGAGCCTCTCAAGCGAACATGAACTACCACAA TTATCCCACATTTGGTGCCAATCGACCAGCGTATCCTGAGCTGACTATGGGCGGAGTCGCACCAACTAGACGATATCCTGTTGGTGGACAGGAT CCAAATGCTGAACTACTGGCTGCAATAAAAGACGTCGTCGCTAAATTCAAAGCCTCCCTAGATGAGACGGGCATTGACCAAGACGTGAGACTGATGGGAAGCCAGCTGAGGAACACATGGCAGCAGCTAAGGACGG GCCCAATGAACGAGCAATTGG TAACCAAAGACCATAATTTGTCTCTTG GTCTTCTCAAAACCGCCCTGTGTACAGAGGCGTTTAGTACGTACGATTGTACGCCTTATGTGTTCATATCATTGTTTTGTCCCATGCTTTAA
- a CDS encoding hypothetical protein (NECATOR_CHRV.G19163.T3) has translation MKVLLVLEQIHEQRERRNLLFLSLPLVVISQQYSTQRANVDTVPAWYQGHPKQMNPGYGYERVQGASQANMNYHNYPTFGANRPAYPELTMGGVAPTRRYPVGGQDKPHQTSLSRYHQLLLRKQEKMRKEKLRRTIAEMRGALPQSLKNIYSTIRPIPQSTVSLPLDQTDFREKQSAKWRTSIPKRATTESEWMPPKETTTVIVPTIPRNVATTTLDRISCCVSSTSETTSAPKFSLMEYLWPNAELLAAIKDVVAKFKASLDETGIDQDVRLMGSQLRNTWQQLRTGPMNEQLVTKDHNLSLGLLKTALCTEAFSTYDCTPYVFISLFCPML, from the exons atgaaagtattactcgtgCTCGAGCAAATCCACGAACAACGGGAGCGCAG AAACCTTCTATTTCTCTCGCTCCCTCTGGTTGTCATCTCGCAACAGTACTCCACTCAGAGGGCAAATG TGGACACAGTTCCAGCCTGGTACCAAGGACACCCCAAGCAGATGAATCCTGGCTACGGTTATGAGAGAGTTCAAGGAGCCTCTCAAGCGAACATGAACTACCACAA TTATCCCACATTTGGTGCCAATCGACCAGCGTATCCTGAGCTGACTATGGGCGGAGTCGCACCAACTAGACGATATCCTGTTGGTGGACAGGAT AAGCCACATCAGACCTCGCTTTCGCGCTATCATCAACTTCTCTTGAGGAAGCAGGAAAAGATGCGGAAAGAGAAACTCCGGAGGACTATAGCGGAAATGAGAGGAGCCCTTCCACAATCACTGAAAAATATCTACTCTACCATAAGGCCTATTCCTCAATCTACAGTTTCACTACCCTTGGATCAGACAGACTTCCGTGAAAAGCAGTCAGCTAAATGGAGGACTTCTATTCCAAAGAGGGCAACTACAGAATCTGAATGGATGCCTCCTAAGGAAACGACGACGGTTATCGTGCCAACTATTCCAAG AAACGTTGCAACGACGACTTTGGATCGCATTTCGTGTTGCGTGTCGTCAACGTCGGAAACAACTTCTGCTCCAAAATTTTCACTCATGGAATATCTTTGG CCAAATGCTGAACTACTGGCTGCAATAAAAGACGTCGTCGCTAAATTCAAAGCCTCCCTAGATGAGACGGGCATTGACCAAGACGTGAGACTGATGGGAAGCCAGCTGAGGAACACATGGCAGCAGCTAAGGACGG GCCCAATGAACGAGCAATTGG TAACCAAAGACCATAATTTGTCTCTTG GTCTTCTCAAAACCGCCCTGTGTACAGAGGCGTTTAGTACGTACGATTGTACGCCTTATGTGTTCATATCATTGTTTTGTCCCATGCTTTAA
- a CDS encoding hypothetical protein (NECATOR_CHRV.G19163.T1), protein MKGRKGKEAKVLIVDLINYGKCNRLNLIWQKQKKENQYCENLKGERNFTFALLISFVLRRISKSLRNLLFLSLPLVVISQQYSTQRANVDTVPAWYQGHPKQMNPGYGYERVQGASQANMNYHNYPTFGANRPAYPELTMGGVAPTRRYPVGGQDPNAELLAAIKDVVAKFKASLDETGIDQDVRLMGSQLRNTWQQLRTGLDRGLRAVKQSAENSLAQTNIGMQHSIFVSLAQ, encoded by the exons atgaaaggaaggaaaggTAAAGAAGCGAAGGTCCTTATTGTGGACCTTATT AACTATGGAAAATGTAATCGTTTGAATTTAATAtggcaaaaacaaaagaaggagAATCAATATTGCGAAAATCTGAAAGGGGAGAGAAACTTCACTTTTGCCTTGCTTATCTCGTTTGTGTTACGAAGAATATCCAAATCTCTAAG AAACCTTCTATTTCTCTCGCTCCCTCTGGTTGTCATCTCGCAACAGTACTCCACTCAGAGGGCAAATG TGGACACAGTTCCAGCCTGGTACCAAGGACACCCCAAGCAGATGAATCCTGGCTACGGTTATGAGAGAGTTCAAGGAGCCTCTCAAGCGAACATGAACTACCACAA TTATCCCACATTTGGTGCCAATCGACCAGCGTATCCTGAGCTGACTATGGGCGGAGTCGCACCAACTAGACGATATCCTGTTGGTGGACAGGAT CCAAATGCTGAACTACTGGCTGCAATAAAAGACGTCGTCGCTAAATTCAAAGCCTCCCTAGATGAGACGGGCATTGACCAAGACGTGAGACTGATGGGAAGCCAGCTGAGGAACACATGGCAGCAGCTAAGGACGG GGCTCGACCGAGGATTGCGAGCTGTGAAACAGAGCGCTGAGAATTCGTTGGCCCAGACAAACATCGGTATGCAACACTCAATTTTCGTTAGTTTG GCCCAATGA